From the genome of Thermodesulfovibrionales bacterium:
GCTCAATAACCGAAAAAGGAATGGCAAAGAATGCTTTACCTGAGAACTCATCAACATTTATCTGAAACTCTGCCTTAATGATCAATTCAGATGTAGTGGCAATTCCTGTTGACTCAAGATTTATATCAGAGCCGACCAACTCAGGATTCAATACAAAAAGGTCCTTCCATGCGTTTGCAAGGTCATTAAGGGCAAGAAGTACTATCCTTTTAATAACCCTTTCCTCTGTAGAGGTAAAATTCCTTGGTTCTATCTTCTGGAGTTTCACTTTATGACTTCCAAAAAAGAGTTCTACAAGTGCGAAAACCAGGGATGTCTCCATAATAAAGAGACCGTTTCCATTTAATGGATTCAGTTTGATTACATTTACGCTTGAGGGCACCTGAACCATTTTTACAAATTCACTGAACCTTACATGCTCTGACGGCCTTGTATGAAGATCAAGGGGTTTATAAAGAAGAGTTGAAAGTGAATTCTTAAATAAAGAACCGAATTTCTGAAAGACCCTGTCAAGCCCTGGTGCACTCTTTAATGGTTTGGGAGAATTAAGAAAGTCATAGGGCTTTACCTCAAAGGCCTTTTTTTTTGCCTCTGTGCTTATCCTTCCTGTCTGGACACCTTTAAGTAAAGCTTCAACCTCTTCCTGGGAAAGTATCCTGCTCATACCTGACCTACTGCATCACAAATTCCGTAAAATAAATATTCTTGATTACATCCTTTTCCATAATCTGATTTGCCCTGAGTAGTAT
Proteins encoded in this window:
- the fliM gene encoding flagellar motor switch protein FliM, with product MSRILSQEEVEALLKGVQTGRISTEAKKKAFEVKPYDFLNSPKPLKSAPGLDRVFQKFGSLFKNSLSTLLYKPLDLHTRPSEHVRFSEFVKMVQVPSSVNVIKLNPLNGNGLFIMETSLVFALVELFFGSHKVKLQKIEPRNFTSTEERVIKRIVLLALNDLANAWKDLFVLNPELVGSDINLESTGIATTSELIIKAEFQINVDEFSGKAFFAIPFSVIEPFSEQLVKKSPEIKDDEWISVLREAILDSEIEVIAELARLEFTFGEILNLKPGDVIALGVGVNDELLLRIEGIRKFKGVPGNSRGNQAVKITALC